The Serratia rhizosphaerae genome has a segment encoding these proteins:
- a CDS encoding pyridoxal-phosphate-dependent aminotransferase family protein — MAIAQYSQINPPPRLLMGPGPINADPRVLRAMASQLIGQYDPAMTHYMNEVMALYRGVFRTENRWTMLVDGTSRAGIEALLVSAIRPGDKVLVPVFGRFGHLLCEIARRCRAEVHTIDVPWGEVFTPDQIEDAIKRVRPRLLLTVQGDTSTTMLQPLAELGAICRRYDVLFYTDATASLAGNALESDAWGLDAVSAGMQKCLGGPSGTSPITLSPRMEAEIRRRRCVEAGIRTAAHQDGEEEMIYSNYFDLGMVMDYWGPERLNHHTEATSALFAARECARLILEEGLDNGIARHKLHGDALLKGIQAMGLETFGDLRHKMNNVLGVVIPAGIDGDRVRQLLLNDFGIEIGTSFGPLHGKVWRIGTMGYNARKDCVMTTLSALESVLNHLKFATTQGAALQAAWDHYGSGDVA; from the coding sequence ATGGCTATCGCTCAATATTCGCAAATCAATCCGCCGCCGCGCCTGCTGATGGGGCCGGGGCCAATCAATGCCGATCCGCGCGTGCTGCGCGCCATGGCGAGCCAGCTGATCGGTCAATACGATCCGGCGATGACCCACTATATGAATGAGGTGATGGCGCTGTATCGCGGCGTGTTCCGCACCGAAAACCGCTGGACGATGCTGGTGGACGGCACCTCGCGCGCCGGGATTGAAGCGCTGCTGGTGTCGGCCATTCGCCCCGGCGATAAGGTGCTGGTGCCGGTGTTTGGCCGCTTTGGTCATTTGCTGTGTGAAATCGCCCGCCGCTGTCGCGCTGAGGTGCACACCATCGATGTGCCGTGGGGCGAGGTGTTTACGCCGGATCAGATTGAGGACGCCATCAAGCGCGTGCGTCCGCGCCTGCTGCTGACGGTGCAGGGGGATACCTCCACCACCATGCTGCAGCCGCTGGCGGAGCTGGGCGCTATCTGCCGCCGTTACGACGTGCTGTTTTATACCGACGCCACCGCGTCGCTGGCGGGCAATGCGCTGGAGAGCGACGCCTGGGGGCTGGATGCGGTGTCGGCGGGCATGCAGAAGTGCTTGGGCGGCCCGTCCGGCACCTCGCCGATTACTCTCAGCCCGCGCATGGAGGCGGAGATCCGCCGCCGCAGGTGCGTGGAGGCGGGGATCCGCACCGCGGCGCACCAGGACGGCGAGGAGGAGATGATCTACTCCAACTACTTTGATCTGGGCATGGTGATGGACTACTGGGGGCCGGAGCGGCTCAACCACCATACCGAAGCCACCTCGGCGCTGTTTGCCGCCCGCGAGTGCGCGCGTCTGATTCTGGAAGAGGGGCTGGATAACGGCATCGCCCGCCATAAGCTGCACGGCGATGCGCTGCTGAAAGGCATCCAGGCGATGGGGCTGGAAACCTTCGGCGATTTGCGCCACAAGATGAATAACGTGCTGGGGGTGGTGATCCCGGCGGGGATCGACGGCGATCGGGTGCGTCAGCTGCTGCTCAATGACTTCGGCATTGAGATCGGCACCTCCTTCGGCCCGCTGCACGGCAAGGTGTGGCGCATCGGCACCATGGGTTATAACGCGCGTAAAGACTGTGTGATGACCACCCTGAGCGCGCTGGAGTCGGTGCTCAATCACCTGAAGTTCGCCACCACGCAGGGCGCGGCGCTGCAGGCGGCGTGGGATCACTACGGCAGCGGGGATGTGGCATGA
- the puuE gene encoding allantoinase PuuE: protein MNQQPDTLHPDYPRDMRGYAGQPPHAAWPGEARIAVQFVLNFEEGAENHVLHGDAGSEQFLSDIIGAASYPDRHMSMDSLYEYGSRAGFWRIYQEFRRRELPLTVFGVAMALARNPEIVAAIKAADYDVVSHGWRWIHYQDMAIDDERRHLQQAVQVLTNLFGKAPTGWYTGRDSPNTRRLVAEHGGFDYDSDYYGDDLPFWSEVTCGDGTRKPHLIVPYTLDANDMRFATAQGFNTAEQFYTYLCDSFDVLYEEGATSPKMMSIGMHCRLLGRPGRFRALQRFLDYIQQHDRVWICTRQQIADHWRRVHPWQG from the coding sequence ATGAATCAACAGCCAGACACCCTTCACCCGGACTACCCGCGCGATATGCGCGGCTACGCCGGCCAGCCGCCGCATGCCGCCTGGCCGGGGGAGGCGCGTATCGCCGTTCAGTTTGTGCTGAACTTTGAAGAAGGCGCGGAAAACCACGTGCTGCACGGCGATGCGGGTTCCGAGCAGTTCCTGTCCGATATCATCGGCGCCGCCAGCTATCCGGATCGCCATATGTCGATGGATTCGCTGTATGAGTACGGCAGCCGCGCCGGTTTCTGGCGTATTTATCAGGAGTTCCGCCGGCGTGAACTGCCGCTCACCGTGTTCGGCGTAGCGATGGCGCTGGCGCGCAATCCGGAGATTGTCGCGGCGATCAAGGCCGCCGACTATGACGTGGTCAGCCACGGCTGGCGCTGGATCCACTATCAGGATATGGCGATCGACGACGAGCGGCGTCATCTGCAGCAGGCGGTGCAGGTACTGACCAATCTGTTCGGCAAAGCGCCCACCGGCTGGTATACCGGCCGCGACAGCCCGAATACCCGCCGGCTGGTGGCGGAGCACGGCGGCTTTGATTATGACAGCGACTACTACGGTGACGATCTGCCGTTCTGGAGCGAGGTGACGTGCGGCGACGGCACGCGCAAGCCGCATCTGATCGTGCCGTATACGCTGGATGCCAATGATATGCGCTTTGCCACCGCGCAGGGTTTTAACACCGCCGAGCAGTTCTATACCTACCTGTGCGACAGCTTCGACGTGCTGTATGAGGAGGGGGCGACCTCGCCGAAGATGATGTCGATCGGCATGCACTGCCGCCTGCTGGGGCGTCCGGGGCGTTTCCGTGCGCTGCAGCGCTTTCTGGACTATATCCAGCAGCACGATCGCGTGTGGATCTGCACCCGTCAGCAGATCGCCGACCACTGGCGGCGAGTGCATCCCTGGCAGGGATAG
- the hpxU gene encoding MurR/RpiR family transcriptional regulator HpxU — MQQLDERLKAQYAALSPQEQRVADFIFDHFNDLISYNSAELARLSGVSKATVSRLFKRLGYDKYKDMRDELRTLRQSGMPLTDNRDAVQGNTLLARHYKQEMANLTQWVNAIDAQQFAEAIDALAKARRIIIIGMRNAYPAALHLRQQLLQARGQVLLLPQPGQSLSEELVDASAQDLVVMVAFRRRPRIVRPLLQQLQADGVPVLLLCEPQAHSLFPLTRWQLCAPLDSVSAYDSYAVANSLINLLANALLHQLLDSGRPRIHQIATLYQQLDELEQR; from the coding sequence ATGCAACAGCTTGATGAACGTTTAAAGGCGCAGTACGCCGCCCTGTCGCCGCAGGAGCAGCGCGTGGCGGATTTTATCTTTGACCACTTTAACGACCTGATCAGCTATAACAGCGCGGAGCTGGCGCGGCTGAGCGGGGTGTCGAAGGCGACGGTCAGCCGTCTGTTCAAGCGGCTCGGCTATGACAAATACAAAGATATGCGCGATGAGCTGCGCACCCTGCGCCAGAGCGGCATGCCGCTGACCGACAACCGCGACGCGGTGCAGGGCAATACGCTGCTGGCGCGCCACTATAAGCAGGAAATGGCCAACCTGACCCAGTGGGTCAACGCCATCGACGCGCAGCAGTTCGCCGAGGCGATCGACGCCCTGGCGAAGGCGCGCCGCATCATTATTATCGGCATGCGCAATGCCTATCCCGCGGCCCTGCACCTGCGCCAGCAGCTGCTGCAGGCGCGCGGGCAGGTGCTGCTGCTGCCGCAGCCGGGGCAGAGCCTGAGCGAAGAGCTGGTGGACGCCTCGGCGCAGGATCTGGTGGTGATGGTGGCGTTCCGCCGCCGTCCGCGCATTGTCCGCCCGCTGCTGCAGCAGTTGCAGGCGGACGGCGTGCCGGTGCTGCTGCTGTGCGAGCCGCAGGCGCACAGCCTGTTTCCGCTGACGCGCTGGCAGCTGTGCGCGCCGCTGGACAGCGTGTCCGCCTATGACAGCTATGCCGTCGCCAACAGCCTGATCAACCTGCTGGCGAATGCGCTGCTGCATCAGCTGCTGGACAGCGGGCGCCCGCGTATTCATCAGATCGCCACCCTTTACCAGCAGCTGGACGAGCTGGAACAGCGTTAA
- the hpxX gene encoding oxalurate catabolism protein HpxX: MTHLPPDWRAYLAQMEQILMLELDDERRAELQRQFIRIAALAEPLMAFPLDERLEVAGVYQA, from the coding sequence ATGACTCATTTACCCCCGGACTGGCGCGCCTACCTCGCCCAGATGGAACAGATCCTGATGCTGGAGCTGGACGATGAGCGGCGCGCAGAACTACAGCGCCAGTTTATCCGCATTGCCGCGCTGGCGGAGCCGCTGATGGCGTTTCCGCTCGATGAACGGCTGGAGGTTGCAGGAGTGTATCAGGCATGA
- a CDS encoding amino acid ABC transporter permease, with protein MASFTDWDIVRNLLLAGRWTVLLSLTAFIGGALVTLPLLLLRLNGGRRLGLLIRGYSALFQGTPLLMQLFLAFFGVALFGVDVSPWTAAALALTFYTSAFLLDIWYGSIRALPKGQWEAARCLGLSFGQTLWRVVAPQALRIAIAPTVGFAVQVVKGTALASIIGFVELTKAGTMLTNVTYQPFKVFALVALGYFVLCYPLSRYSRYLENKFNAAHHH; from the coding sequence ATGGCCTCTTTTACCGACTGGGATATCGTGCGCAACCTGCTGCTGGCCGGCCGCTGGACGGTGCTGCTGTCGCTGACGGCGTTTATCGGCGGCGCGCTGGTGACGCTGCCGCTGTTGCTGCTGCGCCTGAACGGCGGCCGCCGGCTCGGATTGCTGATTCGCGGCTACAGCGCCCTGTTTCAGGGCACGCCGCTGCTGATGCAGCTGTTTCTGGCATTCTTCGGCGTCGCGTTGTTCGGCGTGGACGTCTCGCCATGGACGGCGGCGGCGCTGGCGCTGACGTTCTACACCAGCGCATTTTTGCTGGATATCTGGTACGGCAGCATTCGCGCCCTGCCGAAGGGGCAGTGGGAAGCCGCGCGCTGCCTCGGCCTGTCGTTCGGCCAGACGCTGTGGCGGGTGGTGGCGCCGCAGGCGCTGCGCATCGCCATCGCGCCGACGGTGGGCTTCGCCGTGCAGGTGGTGAAAGGCACGGCGCTGGCGTCGATCATCGGGTTTGTCGAGCTGACCAAGGCCGGCACCATGCTGACCAACGTCACCTACCAGCCGTTCAAGGTCTTTGCGCTGGTGGCGCTGGGCTACTTTGTTTTGTGCTATCCGCTGTCCCGCTACAGCCGCTATCTGGAGAATAAATTCAATGCCGCTCATCACCATTAA
- a CDS encoding transporter substrate-binding domain-containing protein, whose translation MRRIIIALAGAACLLANIAAAQADQWQRIEQRGAIRIAVPQDFPPFGSVGTDLQPQGYDIDMARYLAQQMKLKLQLVPVSSANRVPYLQTDKVDLVISSLGKNAEREKVMDFSRAYAPFFLGVFGPKTAPLSDAAALAGHSVGVTRGAVEDMVLSAIAPAAAQIKRYEDNNTTLSAYLSGQVQYVATGNLVVAAISRQNAAKAPVASFMLKDSPCFIGLRKGEPALKAKVDALIEQGIKDGTLNALSEKWLKAPLPASLTL comes from the coding sequence ATGAGAAGAATCATCATCGCACTGGCCGGCGCTGCCTGTCTGCTGGCTAACATTGCCGCGGCGCAGGCTGACCAGTGGCAGCGGATTGAGCAGCGCGGCGCTATCCGCATTGCGGTGCCGCAGGACTTTCCGCCGTTCGGCTCGGTGGGCACCGATTTGCAGCCGCAGGGCTATGACATCGATATGGCGCGCTACCTGGCGCAGCAGATGAAACTGAAGTTGCAGCTGGTGCCGGTCAGCAGCGCCAACCGGGTGCCTTATCTGCAGACCGATAAGGTCGATCTGGTGATTTCCAGCCTCGGTAAAAATGCCGAGCGGGAAAAGGTGATGGATTTTAGCCGCGCCTATGCGCCGTTCTTCCTCGGCGTGTTCGGCCCGAAAACGGCACCGCTCAGCGATGCCGCCGCGCTGGCCGGCCACAGCGTCGGCGTGACGCGCGGCGCGGTAGAGGACATGGTGCTGAGCGCCATTGCGCCGGCGGCGGCGCAGATTAAGCGCTATGAAGACAATAACACCACGCTGTCGGCGTATCTGTCCGGCCAGGTGCAGTATGTCGCCACCGGCAACCTGGTGGTGGCGGCCATCAGCCGGCAAAACGCGGCCAAAGCGCCGGTGGCGAGCTTTATGCTGAAAGATTCTCCCTGTTTTATCGGCCTGAGAAAGGGCGAGCCGGCGCTGAAGGCCAAGGTCGACGCGCTGATTGAACAGGGCATCAAGGACGGCACGCTGAATGCGCTGTCCGAGAAGTGGCTGAAAGCGCCGCTGCCTGCCAGCCTCACGCTGTAA
- a CDS encoding amino acid ABC transporter ATP-binding protein, with the protein MPLITINQVQKYYGDNHVLKGVDLDIAMGEVVSIIGRSGSGKSTLLRCINGLEGYQEGSIKLGGMTITDRDAQAREISRSVGMVFQSFNLFPHMTALENVMLAPRRVLKKSAAECRELAARMLEKVGLGDRLDFSPASLSGGQQQRVAIARALAMSPKVLLCDEITSALDPELVGEVLKVLEQLAAEGMTLILVTHEMNFAREVGDRVVFMHQGRVWEQGDGNTLFANPQTPELKQFISSVRGLN; encoded by the coding sequence ATGCCGCTCATCACCATTAATCAGGTGCAGAAGTATTACGGCGACAACCACGTGCTCAAGGGCGTCGATCTGGATATCGCGATGGGGGAAGTGGTGTCGATTATCGGCCGCAGCGGCTCCGGCAAAAGCACGCTGCTGCGCTGTATTAACGGGCTGGAAGGCTACCAGGAGGGCAGCATCAAACTGGGCGGTATGACCATTACCGACCGCGACGCGCAGGCGCGGGAAATCAGCCGCTCGGTCGGCATGGTGTTCCAGAGCTTCAACCTGTTCCCGCATATGACGGCGCTGGAAAACGTGATGCTGGCGCCGCGCCGGGTGCTGAAGAAAAGCGCGGCGGAGTGCCGCGAACTGGCTGCCCGCATGCTGGAGAAGGTCGGGCTGGGCGACCGGCTGGATTTCTCCCCCGCCAGCCTGTCCGGCGGCCAGCAACAGCGGGTGGCGATCGCCCGCGCGCTGGCGATGTCGCCGAAGGTGCTGCTGTGCGATGAAATTACCTCGGCGCTGGACCCGGAGCTGGTCGGCGAGGTGCTGAAAGTGCTGGAGCAGCTGGCGGCCGAGGGCATGACGCTGATTCTGGTGACCCATGAAATGAATTTTGCCCGCGAAGTGGGCGACCGCGTGGTGTTTATGCATCAGGGGCGCGTCTGGGAGCAGGGCGACGGCAACACGCTGTTCGCCAATCCGCAGACCCCTGAACTCAAACAGTTTATCTCCTCCGTGCGCGGTCTTAACTAA
- the hpxW gene encoding oxamate amidohydrolase produces MQSNVATRGMAVTPHHLASQSALAVLREGGSAIEAMVAAAATIAVVYPHMNGLGGDGFWLIVPPDGEPVAIDASGAAGSLATPAAYADLKHIPHRGPRAALTVAGTVSGWDEALRVSAKLCGRSLPLPHLLADAIDYAATGIPVTASQAAASEAKYAELCDQPGFADAFLPGGMPPKAGSRFHQPALATTLRQLAQDGLDSFYRGALAERLAAGMAQLGMPVTLADLQRHRARRSRPLRLQHRQGEVWNLAPPTQGLASLAILGISDRLAMADADEATTIHRLVEATKLAFGLRDAHITDPASLTGDSQALLAPAALQALAARVDERQAAPWGAGKGPGDTVWMGVIDNSGLAVSFIQSIYHEFGSGVVLPDSGIVWQNRGAAFSLDPQHLLALAPGKQPFHTLNPAAARLNDGRVMVYGSMGGDGQPQTQAALFTRYVLQNASLQESISRPRWLLGRTWGQSSESLKLEGRFPPEIITHLRALGHEVEVLADFTEAMGHAGAIVRHPDGLLEGAFDPRSNGSAAGF; encoded by the coding sequence ATGCAGAGTAATGTAGCGACCCGCGGGATGGCGGTTACGCCGCACCATCTGGCCAGCCAGAGCGCGCTGGCGGTACTGCGGGAAGGCGGCAGCGCTATCGAAGCGATGGTGGCCGCCGCCGCCACTATCGCGGTGGTCTACCCGCATATGAACGGGCTGGGAGGCGACGGTTTCTGGCTGATCGTGCCGCCGGACGGTGAACCGGTGGCGATCGACGCCAGCGGCGCCGCAGGATCGCTCGCCACGCCGGCGGCCTATGCCGATCTGAAGCACATTCCCCATCGCGGCCCGCGCGCGGCGCTGACCGTCGCCGGCACCGTCAGCGGCTGGGATGAGGCGCTGCGCGTGTCCGCCAAGCTGTGCGGACGTTCACTGCCGCTGCCGCACCTGCTGGCGGACGCCATTGACTATGCCGCGACGGGCATTCCCGTCACCGCCTCGCAGGCCGCCGCCAGTGAGGCGAAATACGCCGAACTGTGTGACCAGCCGGGCTTTGCCGACGCCTTTTTGCCCGGAGGGATGCCGCCGAAGGCCGGCAGCCGTTTTCACCAGCCGGCGCTGGCGACCACCCTGCGGCAGCTGGCGCAGGACGGGCTGGACAGCTTTTACCGCGGTGCGCTGGCCGAGCGGTTGGCGGCCGGCATGGCGCAGCTGGGTATGCCCGTCACGCTGGCGGATTTACAGCGGCACCGCGCGCGCCGCAGCCGGCCGTTGCGGCTGCAGCATCGGCAGGGCGAGGTCTGGAACCTGGCGCCGCCGACCCAGGGGCTGGCGTCGCTGGCGATCCTCGGCATCAGCGATCGATTGGCGATGGCCGACGCGGACGAAGCAACAACCATTCACCGTCTGGTCGAGGCAACCAAACTGGCCTTCGGCCTGCGCGACGCGCATATCACCGACCCCGCCAGTCTGACCGGCGACAGCCAGGCGCTGCTCGCACCGGCGGCGCTGCAGGCGCTGGCGGCGCGGGTGGACGAACGACAGGCAGCCCCGTGGGGCGCGGGCAAAGGCCCGGGCGATACGGTGTGGATGGGCGTGATCGACAACAGCGGCCTCGCCGTCTCGTTTATTCAGAGTATCTATCACGAATTCGGCAGCGGCGTGGTGCTGCCGGACAGCGGCATCGTCTGGCAAAACCGCGGCGCCGCCTTCAGCCTGGATCCGCAGCATTTGCTGGCGCTGGCGCCGGGCAAGCAGCCGTTCCACACCCTCAACCCCGCCGCCGCGCGCCTGAACGACGGCCGCGTGATGGTGTACGGTTCAATGGGCGGCGACGGTCAGCCGCAGACGCAGGCGGCGCTCTTCACCCGCTACGTACTGCAAAACGCGTCGCTGCAGGAGAGTATCAGCCGGCCGCGCTGGCTGCTGGGGCGTACCTGGGGGCAAAGCTCCGAGTCGCTCAAGCTGGAAGGCCGCTTCCCGCCGGAAATCATTACGCACCTGCGTGCGCTGGGGCATGAGGTGGAGGTGCTTGCCGACTTCACCGAGGCCATGGGGCACGCAGGCGCCATTGTCCGCCACCCGGACGGCCTGCTGGAAGGGGCATTCGACCCGCGCAGCAACGGCAGCGCCGCCGGCTTTTAA
- a CDS encoding AtzE family amidohydrolase: MKLHQLSIRDIQRALGNGELSAQEIARRTLDDIARVNPQINAWTTVTAQRMLAEAAQIDTLRRQHQPLPPLAGVPYAVKNLFDVAEHTTLAGAQLFSERPPAAADSWAVRQLRQAGGLLSGMLNMDAYAYGFTTENSHYGATRNPHDLQRIAGGSSGGSAAAVAAGTVHFSLGSDTNGSIRVPASLCGIFGLKPTFGRLSRAGTQPFVASLDHIGPFARRCSDLATVYDALQGRDPKDAFQAERPAQLTAMQLTRGMEGLRCAVLGGYFTTWCDDDARDALRRAARALEAHDELMFPEAELARSAAFILSASEGGNQYLPALRREPARFEPHSRERLLAGAMIPAAWYVQAQRFRRHAQQQFMALFRHADVLLAPATPCCATPIGAQEMDINGQPLPIRASMGMLTQPISFLGLPVVSAPLRTAAGRPIGLQLIAAPFNEQACLRAAAALEQLGIAVADAAEVAA; encoded by the coding sequence ATGAAATTACATCAGTTAAGCATCCGCGATATTCAGCGGGCGCTCGGCAACGGCGAACTCAGCGCACAGGAGATCGCCCGCCGCACGCTTGACGATATCGCCCGCGTCAATCCGCAGATCAACGCCTGGACCACGGTCACCGCGCAGCGGATGCTGGCGGAGGCGGCGCAGATTGATACGCTGCGGCGGCAACACCAGCCGCTGCCGCCGCTGGCGGGCGTCCCTTATGCGGTGAAAAACCTGTTTGACGTGGCGGAGCACACCACGCTGGCGGGCGCGCAGCTGTTCAGCGAGCGGCCGCCGGCCGCGGCCGACAGTTGGGCGGTGCGTCAGCTGCGGCAGGCCGGCGGTCTGCTGTCCGGCATGCTGAATATGGATGCCTACGCCTACGGCTTCACCACCGAAAACAGCCACTACGGCGCCACCCGTAATCCGCACGATCTGCAGCGCATCGCCGGCGGTTCATCCGGCGGTTCAGCGGCGGCGGTCGCCGCCGGCACGGTGCACTTCTCCCTCGGCTCCGACACCAATGGCTCCATTCGCGTGCCGGCCTCGCTGTGCGGCATTTTCGGCCTGAAGCCGACCTTCGGCCGGCTGTCGCGCGCGGGCACTCAGCCGTTTGTCGCCAGCCTCGACCATATCGGCCCCTTTGCCCGTCGCTGCAGCGATCTGGCGACGGTGTACGATGCGCTGCAGGGCCGCGACCCGAAGGACGCCTTTCAGGCAGAGCGCCCGGCGCAGTTGACCGCCATGCAGCTGACGCGCGGTATGGAGGGCCTGCGCTGCGCGGTGCTCGGCGGTTATTTCACCACCTGGTGCGATGACGACGCCCGCGACGCGCTGCGGCGTGCCGCCCGGGCGCTGGAAGCGCATGATGAGCTGATGTTCCCCGAAGCGGAACTGGCCCGCTCCGCAGCCTTTATCCTCAGCGCCTCCGAAGGCGGCAACCAGTATCTGCCCGCCCTGCGCCGCGAGCCGGCGCGCTTCGAGCCGCATTCACGCGAGCGCCTGCTCGCCGGGGCGATGATCCCCGCCGCCTGGTACGTGCAGGCGCAGCGCTTCCGCCGCCATGCGCAGCAGCAGTTTATGGCCCTGTTCCGCCATGCCGACGTGCTGCTGGCGCCGGCGACGCCGTGCTGTGCAACGCCGATCGGCGCGCAGGAGATGGACATTAACGGCCAGCCGCTGCCGATACGCGCCAGCATGGGCATGCTGACGCAGCCGATATCGTTTCTCGGGCTGCCGGTGGTCAGCGCGCCGCTGCGCACCGCCGCCGGACGCCCCATCGGTTTGCAGCTGATTGCCGCGCCGTTTAACGAACAAGCCTGCCTGCGCGCCGCCGCCGCGCTGGAACAGCTGGGCATTGCGGTGGCCGATGCCGCGGAGGTAGCCGCATGA
- the hpxZ gene encoding oxalurate catabolism protein HpxZ, with the protein MITPPEINHPLTLAEVTAAFDRYEQALVSNDIAVLDELFWHSERTVRLGAGENLYGIGDIRAFRAARPAAGLARRLQNTRIVTFGEDYAVCSTEFTREGSTRIGRQQQTWVRFPCGWRIVAAQVSLME; encoded by the coding sequence ATGATCACGCCCCCAGAGATTAACCATCCTCTGACGCTGGCCGAAGTGACCGCCGCGTTTGACCGCTACGAGCAGGCGCTGGTCAGCAACGATATCGCCGTGCTGGACGAGCTGTTCTGGCACAGCGAACGCACGGTGCGGCTGGGCGCCGGCGAGAATCTGTACGGCATCGGCGATATCCGCGCTTTCCGCGCGGCGCGCCCCGCCGCCGGGCTGGCGCGCAGGCTGCAAAATACCCGTATCGTGACGTTCGGCGAGGATTACGCGGTCTGCAGCACCGAGTTCACCCGTGAGGGCAGCACGCGCATCGGCCGTCAGCAGCAGACCTGGGTGCGTTTCCCCTGCGGCTGGCGGATTGTTGCGGCGCAGGTGAGCCTGATGGAGTAA
- the hpxA gene encoding allantoin racemase, translating to MSAVCIQVINPNTDPGMTETIGAAARAAAAPGTEILAVCPAEGVPSIEGHFDEAVAAIGVLEQIKAGRERGVDGHVIACFGDPGLLAARELAQAPVIGIAEAAMHMATLVATRFSIVTTLPRTLIIARHLLRQYGFSEHCAALHAIDLPVLALEDGSGRAQHMVRERCIQAMRQDGCGAIVLGCGGMASLARELTQELRMPVIDGVGAAVKMVESLAALGLSTSKYGDLAWPERKALSGKFQSLHPC from the coding sequence ATGTCCGCAGTATGTATACAAGTGATCAACCCCAATACCGACCCCGGCATGACCGAAACCATTGGCGCGGCCGCCCGCGCCGCTGCAGCGCCGGGCACCGAAATTCTGGCGGTGTGCCCGGCGGAGGGCGTGCCGTCGATTGAAGGCCATTTTGATGAGGCGGTTGCCGCGATCGGGGTGCTGGAACAGATCAAGGCCGGCCGCGAGCGCGGCGTCGACGGGCACGTGATCGCCTGTTTCGGCGACCCCGGCCTGCTGGCGGCGCGTGAACTGGCGCAGGCGCCGGTGATCGGCATTGCCGAGGCCGCCATGCATATGGCGACGCTGGTCGCCACGCGTTTTTCCATCGTCACCACGTTGCCGCGCACGTTGATTATCGCCCGCCATCTGCTGCGTCAGTACGGCTTCAGCGAACACTGCGCCGCGCTGCACGCCATCGACCTGCCGGTGCTGGCGCTGGAGGACGGCAGCGGACGGGCGCAGCACATGGTGCGTGAACGCTGTATTCAGGCGATGCGGCAGGACGGCTGCGGCGCGATTGTGCTGGGCTGCGGCGGTATGGCCAGCCTGGCGCGGGAGCTGACGCAGGAGTTGCGCATGCCGGTGATCGACGGCGTCGGCGCGGCGGTGAAAATGGTCGAATCGCTGGCGGCGCTGGGGCTGTCGACCAGTAAATACGGCGATCTGGCCTGGCCGGAGCGTAAGGCGCTCAGCGGAAAATTTCAGTCATTACATCCATGCTAA
- a CDS encoding amino acid ABC transporter permease, with amino-acid sequence MTQQLDFSALWPYWPELLAGLWVTVQLTLLATCGGLALGIVGAAIRSGRAGWLSRLWGAYVELIRNTPFVVQLFFIVFGLPNLGLKMTVGEAALLAMVVNLGAYSTEIVRAGIQVTAKGQWEAGRVLGLSRGQTFLRVVLPPALQRIYPALVSQCIIVMLGSSVVSQVSYEELTFAASLIQSRTFLSFEVYLVTTGLYLLLSVAMRQLMMAAGRKWLGVAA; translated from the coding sequence ATGACGCAACAATTGGATTTTTCCGCACTCTGGCCGTACTGGCCGGAGCTGCTGGCGGGGCTGTGGGTTACCGTACAGCTGACGCTGCTGGCGACCTGCGGCGGGCTGGCGCTCGGCATCGTCGGCGCGGCCATTCGCAGCGGGCGCGCCGGCTGGCTGAGCCGCCTGTGGGGCGCCTATGTTGAGCTGATCCGCAATACGCCGTTTGTGGTGCAGCTGTTCTTTATCGTCTTCGGCCTGCCCAACCTGGGGCTGAAAATGACGGTGGGCGAGGCGGCGCTGCTGGCGATGGTGGTCAATCTGGGGGCCTACAGCACGGAGATTGTCCGCGCCGGCATCCAGGTGACGGCGAAAGGACAGTGGGAGGCCGGACGCGTGCTGGGGCTGAGCCGCGGGCAGACGTTCTTGCGGGTGGTGCTGCCGCCCGCGCTGCAGCGTATTTATCCGGCGCTGGTCAGCCAGTGCATTATCGTGATGCTGGGGTCGTCGGTGGTGTCGCAGGTCTCCTATGAGGAACTGACCTTCGCCGCCAGCCTGATCCAGTCGCGCACCTTCCTCAGCTTCGAGGTGTATCTGGTGACCACCGGCCTCTATCTGTTGCTGTCCGTCGCCATGCGTCAGCTGATGATGGCGGCGGGGCGTAAATGGCTGGGGGTGGCGGCATGA